In Deltaproteobacteria bacterium, the following proteins share a genomic window:
- a CDS encoding GNAT family N-acetyltransferase, translated as MTVSTRPIDAATLPDALALNNAHAIELSLQTSESFARLVERAFFARWTAHCEALLIAFDEAAPYENENFLWFRARHSRFVYVDRVVVRPEHRGRGLARALYAELFARARAAGKVRVVCEVNSEPPNPASDAFHAALGFREVGSAKLQNADKRVTYLELAL; from the coding sequence CTGACCGTGTCCACCCGACCGATCGACGCGGCCACGCTGCCCGACGCGCTCGCCCTCAACAACGCGCACGCGATCGAGCTCTCGCTGCAGACGTCCGAATCATTCGCGCGACTCGTCGAGCGCGCGTTCTTCGCACGCTGGACTGCCCATTGCGAAGCGCTGCTCATCGCCTTCGACGAAGCGGCGCCCTACGAGAACGAGAACTTCCTCTGGTTTCGCGCCCGCCATTCGCGCTTCGTGTACGTCGATCGCGTGGTCGTTCGTCCCGAGCATCGCGGCCGCGGGCTGGCACGTGCGCTGTACGCCGAGCTCTTCGCGCGCGCTCGCGCGGCCGGAAAGGTTCGCGTCGTGTGTGAAGTGAACAGCGAGCCGCCCAATCCGGCGTCGGATGCGTTCCATGCGGCGCTTGGCTTTCGCGAGGTAGGCAGCGCGAAGCTCCAGAACGCGGACAAGCGCGTCACGTACCTCGAGCTCGCGCTCTAG
- a CDS encoding MFS transporter: protein MATRFAALQSRDFRLLCVGQAVSLTGSQMQQVAVVWQLYLVTHDPLSMGALGLFRVVPMVVLALGGGVVADALDRRKLMIAAQLALALSSLTLAAATMMHAVSAPIIYAAAAFAGGAAAFEIPARQSMLPRLVSTEELPNALSIYATVWQLAQIGGPALGGVVLARFGVMPIYVFDIVSFGAVIAAVAMMETREVSGARRPMELSAIGEGLTFLVRTPVILSVMVLDAVGTFFAGAMLLMPIFADQLLDVGPRGLGLLYAAQPAGAALVGTWMSARPPVRKQGLTVVSMVALYGMAIAVFGQSSSFGVALLALAISGGADTASMVVRQTLRQTLTPDSMRGRLTSINMIFAMGGPQLGEAEAGAVAKLFDARVSVISGGLICAAVAIGVALLAPGLRKYQTEPEALATET from the coding sequence CGCGCTCCAGTCCCGCGACTTTCGCTTGCTCTGCGTGGGCCAGGCCGTCTCGCTCACCGGCTCGCAGATGCAGCAGGTGGCGGTGGTCTGGCAGCTCTATCTGGTGACGCACGACCCGCTCTCCATGGGCGCGCTCGGTCTGTTCAGGGTCGTGCCCATGGTGGTGCTGGCGTTGGGCGGCGGCGTGGTGGCCGACGCGCTCGATCGCCGCAAGTTGATGATCGCCGCGCAGCTCGCGCTCGCGCTCTCGTCGCTGACACTCGCGGCGGCCACGATGATGCACGCGGTGTCCGCGCCGATCATCTACGCAGCGGCCGCGTTCGCGGGAGGCGCGGCGGCGTTCGAGATCCCCGCGCGCCAGTCGATGTTGCCGCGGCTGGTGAGCACGGAAGAGCTGCCGAACGCGCTCTCGATCTACGCGACGGTGTGGCAGCTCGCGCAGATTGGCGGGCCCGCGTTGGGTGGCGTGGTGCTGGCGCGGTTCGGCGTGATGCCGATCTACGTGTTCGACATCGTCTCGTTTGGCGCAGTGATCGCCGCGGTGGCGATGATGGAGACGCGCGAGGTGTCGGGCGCGCGGCGGCCGATGGAGCTCTCGGCCATCGGCGAGGGGCTCACGTTCCTGGTGCGCACGCCGGTGATCCTCTCGGTGATGGTGCTCGACGCCGTGGGCACGTTCTTCGCCGGCGCGATGCTGCTCATGCCCATCTTCGCGGATCAGCTGCTCGACGTCGGTCCGCGCGGGTTGGGCCTGCTCTACGCGGCCCAGCCTGCGGGCGCGGCGCTGGTGGGCACGTGGATGTCGGCGCGGCCGCCGGTTCGCAAGCAAGGGCTCACGGTGGTGAGCATGGTGGCGTTGTACGGCATGGCCATCGCGGTGTTCGGGCAGTCGTCGAGCTTCGGTGTCGCGCTGTTGGCGCTGGCCATCTCGGGCGGCGCGGACACGGCGAGCATGGTGGTGCGCCAGACGCTGCGTCAGACGCTCACGCCCGACTCGATGCGCGGGCGGCTGACGAGCATCAACATGATCTTCGCGATGGGCGGGCCACAGCTCGGTGAGGCGGAGGCGGGCGCGGTGGCGAAGTTGTTCGACGCGCGCGTGTCGGTGATCTCGGGCGGGCTGATCTGCGCGGCGGTGGCGATTGGGGTCGCGCTGCTGGCGCCGGGGCTGCGGAAGTATCAGACGGAGCCGGAAGCGTTGGCGACGGAGACCTGA